The sequence AACAGTCAGGTTGTTATTTGCAGGTCAGAAGTCCTGGATTTGATTTGCCAATGGCGGTCATAATGAAGTTAAAGTGTTAATGCAGaggcaacattgttgcatgtgatATTGTAACCCCAATTTGTTCAAAGTCAAGGTTTGTAGTCCTGTGGAGATTGAATGGCATTTCCTTCTGGATATTGCGAGATCAATTGCTGTGTACATTACATCAATTGGAGTTTTCATACTGAAACTAGATGCACAGATCTCCAGCCAAATGTAACTGAATGAATCACTGCCTTACACCTGGAGCTATAAAGTCTCTTCAAAATGATGAGTACACAGAAGACAGGGAGAGTAAGAGAATATTACAAGgaatacaaaaaaatgtaatgcaAATGTATTTTCAGAATTTTATTCACCTTACATCACACATGTGGACGCAGGAATCACAACAGCACAACCtgaaaaaaacattgttttagaTGGGATTCATAGCAGTAGTCCTCCAACCTGCCCTGTTAACATGTTATGTGTTTACATTTCTGCTAAAACACCAAAAATCCGCAACAGTGAATTGCAGTGAGCAATCTTCAGTTATTTTTAATAGAATGTAGGCTAGTTCCAACGGGAGTACTAGCATAACGCATACCGGTTTATgctttctcttccttctctcccttctctgccTTTGATGCCTTTGATGCCTTCTCAGGCTTCTCTGGCTTCTCTGGCTTGTCTGGAACCACAACACCACCCTCCTCCTCGGGACCCTTGGTGTTACGTGTGTAGATCACCTGCGATCTGTGCTTTGACACCAACTTGATCATGCCTAGAGGGGAGGCAGAATGGAACGTGTCAGTTATTTTGTACAGATATTGAAGTTCTATGGTCCCACATTAGCAACTGACCCATTCACTGCCCTGACAAGTTAAGGCAATATCCACAAGACATGATCCTGAAAGAGCAGACATCAAGTTGCAGTGCCAGTCTTCCTAGTCACTGATCAGAGCCAATGTTTACCAAAACGACAGTATCttcaaaatcacattttattggtgaCATATTTAGCAGGCATTATagtgggtgtagcaaaatgctggTATCTTCTTCCCTTGAAGGAAGACTACTGCCGACTGGGGTTAAAAGTGATGTTTTAAAGGGAACTGATGTGCATTAGAAAGTGTTCGCTTTGTAGTAACGCAGAAATATTTAGTGTTTCATGTGGAAGGCAAGTGAGAAGAGTGCTAAACATGGGTATATGTATATGAGGCTTAACAgattttttatttcttttttacaTTGGCTCTGTGGCAGACCCATATAGTCTGTGCCTTGTAGACTTACTGGGTTTCGCTGTAGCAAAGCTCAAACTTTAACCAGATATACATCCTCTCAGAAGACTGCCACAGAATGTAGCCTGCCACAAAACTACACTATTGTAGAGATTTGACAGAGCAGTGAACCAGGAAGGAATCCATGCAAACGGGTGCCTGCCTATTCTGACAAGCAATACTATCCGCACTTCTGGTATTATGGCTCCAAAATAAAGCTAAATGTTGAAATGTGAGTTCAGTGACTGCTATACATACTTTTCTTACATTAAAGTCAGATCTAGCTACCCAACTACTTCCCAATTTCATCAAATTCCCTATGAGTGAACAATGGTTGGGAATCAGAGTAGGGTTCAGGGTTTACCTTTGCTGAGCAGTTCCTGGAGGGCAGCCCTGGCCAGAGAGCCTCTGATCTTTAGCCTCTCGGACACAACTGCTGGTGTGATGAGCTTGTAGTTGGGCACTTCCTTGTTCAACTTTTCGTAGGTGGCCTTGTCGAAGAGGACCAGGTTGTTGAGCTTATCCCTCACCTTTCCCTTGGACCACTTCTGCTCGGGGGAAATGGAGAAGTTGTTGATGTTGCTCACACTCCTGACAGTTAAACCATTATGACCCCAAAGGAATATCTAAACTCCCACAAAAAGAATGATACCAGGACATACCTTCTTTTTGGCTTTGCCTCCAGATTTGTTGGCTGGATCCTTGTCCTTTTTGGACTTCCCAGAATCCTTCCCCTTCCCCTTGGCGTCCTTAGGAGGCTGGAATAACACAGATCGCAGTACCATTATCCAACTGATGCGGAATTAACCACCACACATTTCTCAAAACTAGTTAACGTTAGTGCACTGAAACATTTCCAGCTAACTTAAAAGACAGCAGTAACAAGATGGTTAGCTAATAAAAGGTAACCACGAGTCCCTCAATTGGAATTAAACCAAATAGGATGTTAACTTTTGAACATTTTAGTGTAACAAATGTTAACGTTAGATAAGCCTAAGCCAACTAACTAgggcctagctaacgttacatgttaAAAGCTAGCCTGTTAACGTTAGTTAACAACCGGCTTCAGTTAGGCCAATAGTGGTCTGCAGAGAACTGGCGTGCAGTTTGCATAATCTCAtcaattgatacattttgatGGGAAATGTCGGCTTGAGATATCTACACATGTGGCCATGGTCGTCTGGTCATGCAGTGCACCATCAGCACTGCCAGCcgcatgtaacgttagctagctaccaagcATGTCCAACTAGAATATATAACTGAGCCATTCCATCCACAACCACGGTCAGGACGAAGTATATTTTTCAACTGCGCATCCTGATCTATTCAGACTGACATTTTCAGAGTCAAATGTTTTGTTCGCCATCGAATTTAATGAAAAACCACGCTAAAGACCTTACCATGATGTCCCACAGTCAAGATGTCGGAGTGAAAGGACGTTCAACCCGTGTACCAGCCACTAAGAGAACCCGTACATGCGGATGTTGAAGTACGGTACTGGGAAATGTAGTTATTTTTTCTATACTTTTTTCTATTTCTTGGTTTTAGAATTAATAATTAAAAGATCTGCGAAATAAATATAGATGCGATCTTAAACAAAAAACAATACGAATGAACACGCAGCTAAAGTTGCCTCTGTTGAAGATTGTATTATATTTTGTCTGAAATATTTCCTGTCACCTGACAATTTCGTCAGCTGTGCAGAA comes from Salvelinus namaycush isolate Seneca chromosome 34, SaNama_1.0, whole genome shotgun sequence and encodes:
- the LOC120028842 gene encoding 40S ribosomal protein S25-like codes for the protein MPPKDAKGKGKDSGKSKKDKDPANKSGGKAKKKKWSKGKVRDKLNNLVLFDKATYEKLNKEVPNYKLITPAVVSERLKIRGSLARAALQELLSKGMIKLVSKHRSQVIYTRNTKGPEEEGGVVVPDKPEKPEKPEKASKASKAEKGEKEEKA